Sequence from the Borrelia hispanica CRI genome:
TAAGGCATTGCACCATTTTCGGATGGAGTTTGCAAGTACCGTAGTTTTCAACTTGCGTTCCTATCCATAATTGCCTAAGAATAAATATATAGCAAAAACAAAATATTATCAAGTAAAAAACAAATTTTTTGTAATTTTTTAGTAGCTGAAAAAAAATTATTGCAGTCCAATATTACTTGGACTGTAATAACCTTTTACCAAATATCATAAATCTTCGCCTTTGTCTTTGCTTTTAAACTTGGTAACTAAGATGTTAATAATATCTTTAGTTATTGGTTTAAGAAGAAAAACAAATAATGAACCCATACCTAAAATGAATAGAGAAATAATAATCAATTTACCCCCGTCAATATTAAGTAAAAGTTCCAATAAAGCATTGAGACTTTGCATAATCCTTTAACCTCACTTTTTATAATAAATGGTATAGTTAAATATATAGCAAAAACATAAATATAGCAAAGGAAATAGGAATTATAATTTAAGGAGCAAGGGATTACCCCCAACGTTTTTTTGCATGTACCAACCTTCTAAAATATTTAATCTCAGACCTGTTCCGCCATTCACACTTGAAAGTTGAAATAACGTTCTTTTTGAAGAATAGCCGCTGTATTTTATATTAACAATTTTATTAGCTTGAGAAGTTGAACTAGATATTGCTTCAACTTTGACAATTAAGTAAATAGGTTTATCATCATATGAGCTGTCTGTTTGTATGGTAATTTCAGAATTTTGATTTGTTTGTGACGAATCTGACAAGTCAAAAACATAACGACCATATTTTAAACTCGACATATACACGGTTTTGGTATATTCCCCAGAATATTGTCTTTCTGGTTTTATTATAGTAGTACTAGTTGCACTGAAGCTACCGCTAATACCGGTAAGATGTTCTTGAACCTTTATTTTTTTCAAAGAAGAATAGTAAAGTCCTAGAAAATAAGTATTTGTATTCAATGTGTCTTGTTGTGATAAATCATATTCAAGTTTATTAGTAACTTTACTAAGAAT
This genomic interval carries:
- a CDS encoding BlyA family holin, with translation MQSLNALLELLLNIDGGKLIIISLFILGMGSLFVFLLKPITKDIINILVTKFKSKDKGEDL
- a CDS encoding DUF685 domain-containing protein — its product is MTNQESPEQDTVVRHDDTIEIRNLNRRTSTDPSDLLVLDDGFSSCHAITFDDFRKELHKKTFVQGEGVDDFKQIIQTLIANELLQNTNFINQAYQKVIEKLKNNESSVMDSILSKVTNKLEYDLSQQDTLNTNTYFLGLYYSSLKKIKVQEHLTGISGSFSATSTTIIKPERQYSGEYTKTVYMSSLKYGRYVFDLSDSSQTNQNSEITIQTDSSYDDKPIYLIVKVEAISSSTSQANKIVNIKYSGYSSKRTLFQLSSVNGGTGLRLNILEGWYMQKNVGGNPLLLKL